One stretch of Nicotiana tabacum cultivar K326 chromosome 18, ASM71507v2, whole genome shotgun sequence DNA includes these proteins:
- the LOC107828265 gene encoding uncharacterized protein LOC107828265: MPPTDNDFDLRRTSTPPSGMGISEYNFADINNLEHCAKYLNQTLVTFGFPASLDLFAHDPVSIARTCNCVYALLQQRQRDIEFRVSANEQRQRLLSDISRLEAKVERLESQIQAKDREIATITREEAKATAALKAQIDKLQKERDEFQRMVLGNQQVRTQQIYEMKKKEKEYIKLQERLNQVLMEKKKESRSGMEIMNLLQKEGRQRGTWNGKKADNDFYKKIVDAYEAKNQELAAENADLRALLRSMQGDMREFLNAPNGSSRQSATSNDRLDADHLQSALGGRTDVFDLPLHMARDQIEESLRNKMASIKERMGQLQDAQKGAEVSSEVTERELELEAQLVEARSIIQEQASIMSKHLTKSEKPRRLSGHMNSERDLLISSPTEGL; this comes from the exons CGCACATCTACTCCTCCTAGCGGCATGGGAATCAG TGAGTATAATTTTGCAGATATAAACAATTTGGAGCACTGTGCTAAGTATCTCAACCAAACTCTGGTCACCTTTGGATTCCCTGCTTCCCTCGATCTCTTTGCCCATGACCCT GTTTCTATAGCAAGGACTTGCAACTGTGTATATGCACTATTGCAGCAGAGGCAGAGGGATATTGAATTCAGAGTGTCTGCAAATGAGCAGAGACAACG GCTGTTATCAGACATATCAAGATTAGAGGCCAAAGTGGAGAGGCTGGAATCTCAAATACAAGCCAAAGATAGAGAGATAGCTACAATTACTAGAGAG GAAGCTAAAGCTACAGCAGCTTTGAAGGCACAAATTGACAAATTGCAGAAGGAAAGAGATGAGTTTCAGAGGATGGTTCTTGGTAATCAG cAAGTCAGAACTCAGCAGATatatgaaatgaagaaaaaggaaaaggagtaTATAAAGTTGCAA GAGAGGCTAAATCAAGTGTTGATGGAGAAAAAGAAGGAATCCAGATCAGGCATGGAAATAATGAATTTACTTCAG AAAGAAGGGCGTCAACGTGGGACATGGAATGGGAAGAAGGCTGACAATGACTTCTACAAGAAGATT GTGGATGCTTATGAAGCAAAAAATCAAGAACTAGCTGCTGAAAATGCCGATTTGAGGGCATTATTGCGATCAATGCAG GGTGACATGCGTGAGTTCTTAAATGCCCCAAATGGTTCTTCTAGGCAGTCAGCAACAAGCAATGACAGGCTAGATGCAGATCACTTGCAGTCTGCGTTAGGTGGCAGAACG GACGTTTTTGATCTGCCTCTCCACATGGCTCGGGATCAAATTGAGGAAAGTCTGCGAAACAAGATGGCTTCTATCAAG gaGCGAATGGGTCAACTACAAGATGCACAAAAGGGCGCAGAAGTTTCCTCAGAAGTAACAGAGAGAGAGCTTGAGCTAGAAGCTCAGCTTGTTGAGGCCAGGAGCATAATCCAAGAGCAG GCATCGATTATGTCCAAACATCTTACCAAGTCTGAGAAGCCAAG GCGATTGAGTGGCCATATGAATTCTGAGAGGGACCTACTCATTTCGAGCCCAACTGAG GGGCTGTGA